In one window of Solanum pennellii chromosome 2, SPENNV200 DNA:
- the LOC107009482 gene encoding nodulation receptor kinase-like has protein sequence MMEVDNCWNIRLVNCVIICLVIYIQSAFAQEGFLSIQCCATANFTEPRTNLSWISDGIWFPENQSCISRPVYKSEHYERARSFSSDISHKWCYSLPTRKEHDYLVRGTFLSVKQEKTLPHSSFVVLIGVTPIATVKSSDELKVEGIFRATRSYTNFCLLKKKGNPYISKVELRPINSDYLKKEPSEILKLVHRVDAGNKVAEIRYPYDQYDRIWRPASNLESQVTQTPPSIFKHVFARKHSLLPPAFVLRTALTHPERLDFLHEDLDTGYYTYSLFLYFLEPNDSVQPGERVFYIYINNEKRLKVDILANGSRYLDVVLNFRANRFVNLTMIKASNLSQLGPICNGYEILKALPRVKETATEEVDIMANVKKELLQQNKNNEIWKSWSGDPCLPLPWPGLTCGRVNGTSVITQIDLSSGGLSGPSPPSIQKLMHLRKLNISINVSSGTNSLFTSSFTYSTRYLSRRIHISNKLSRSIKESNITTDKGMANVKQNSSSTHKLVIGAAVGTALLVILAIVISVVCLFKRRVMAGPKFLMRNYSITRNAVYSVPSTDTTMMKSISSRNFKLEYIEAITQNYKTLIGEGGFGSVYHGTLPDGVEVAVKVRSATSTQGIREFNNELNLLSAITHENLVPLIGYCCENEQQILVYPFMSNSSLQDRLYGGAAKRKILDWPARLSIALGAARGLLYLHTFSERCLIHRDVKSSNILLDQSMCAKVADFGFSKYASQEGDSGTSLEVRGTAGYLDPEYYSTQRLSAKSDVFSFGVVLLEILTGREPLNINKPRNEWSLVEWAKPLIRSSRVEEMVDPTIKGGYHGEALWRVVEVALACTETYSTYRPCMADIVRELEDALIIENNASEYLKSLDSFGGSNRFSVERSIVLPPIKSQTEPSSLLSKPAPPQPR, from the exons ATGATGGAAGTAGATAATTGCTGGAACATAAGGTTGGTCAACTGTGTTATCATCTGCCTGGTGATATATATACAATCTGCCTTTGCACAAGAAG GATTTCTAAGTATTCAGTGCTGTGCTACTGCAAACTTTACAGAACCACGTACCAACTTAAGTTGGATTTCAGATGGAATTTGGTTCCCTGAAAATCAGAGTTGCATATCAAGGCCAGTGTACAAGAGTGAACACTATGAACGAGCTCGATCTTTTAGCTCAGACATTAGTCATAAGTGGTGTTACAGCTTGCCAACCAGGAAAGAGCATGACTATCTAGTAAGAGGTACATTTCTTTCTGTCAAACAAGAGAAGACTCTCCCACACAgttcttttgttgttttgatTGGTGTCACACCAATAGCCACAGTGAAGTCATCTGATGAACTTAAGGTTGAGGGAATTTTTAGAGCTACTAGAAGCTATACAAACTTCTGCCTATTGAAAAAGAAAGGGAATCCGTACATTTCTAAGGTTGAACTCAGACCGATAAATTCAGATTATCTGAAAAAGGAGCCTTCAGAAATACTCAAACTTGTACATAGAGTAGATGCTGGAAATAAGGTTGCGGAAATCAG GTACCCATATGACCAGTACGATAGAATTTGGAGACCAGCCTCAAATCTAGAATCACAAGTTACTCAAACGCCGCCATCCATTTTTAAGCATGTCTTTGCAAGAAAACACAGTTTATTACCTCCTGCATTCGTATTACGAACAGCCCTCACCCATCCAGAGAGATTGGACTTCTTGCATGAAGACCTTGACACAGGATATTATACTTACTCTCTCTTCCTGTACTTTCTAGAGCCCAATGACTCAGTTCAACCTGGAGAAAGGGTGTTCTATATATACATTAACAACGAAAAGAGACTTAAGGTTGATATACTGGCTAATGGTTCCAGATACCTGGATGTAGTTCTGAATTTCAGAGCAAATAGGTTTGTTAACCTGACGATGATCAAGGCCTCAAATCTATCTCAATTGGGACCCATTTGTAATGGTTATGAGATTTTAAAGGCTCTTCCTCGGGTTAAAGAAACAGCCACTGAAGAAG TTGACATAATGGCGAATGTCAAGAAGGAATTATtgcaacaaaacaaaaacaatgaaaTATGGAAGAGTTGGTCAGGAGACCCTTGTCTTCCCCTTCCATGGCCGGGCCTAACTTGTGGTCGAGTTAATGGTACTTCAGTCATCACTCAGAT AGATCTCTCCTCAGGTGGACTTAGTGGACCTAGCCCTCCTAGCATCCAAAAACTGATGCACCTGAGAAAACT GAATATCAGCATTAATGTCTCTAGTGGCACAAATTCACTCTTCACATCATCCTTCACATACTCTACAAG ATACTTAAGCAGAAGGATTCATATCAGCAACAAGCTTTCTAGAAGCATAAAAGAATCTAATATTACAACAGA CAAAGGGATGGCTAATGTTAAACAAAACTCAAGTTCAACACATAAACTTGTCATTGGAGCAGCTGTAGGTACAGCCCTCCTGGTGATCCTTGCAATTGTTATCTCTGTGGTCTGCCTCTTCAAAAGACGAGTAATGGCAGGACCAAAATTTCTTATGAGAAATTACTCGATCACAAGGA ATGCAGTATATTCAGTACCAAGCACGGATACTACCATGATGAAGTCAATATCCTCCAGGAACTTCAAATTGGAATATATAGAAGCTATTACTCAGAACTACAAAACTTTGATAGGTGAAGGTGGCTTTGGATCCGTTTACCATGGTACCTTACCTGATGGTGTAGAAGTGGCTGTAAAGGTCAGGTCAGCCACTTCGACTCAGGGAATTCGAGAATTCAATAACGAG CTTAACCTTCTGTCAGCTATCACACATGAGAACCTGGTCCCTCTTATTGGCTACTGCTGCGAGAATGAACAGCAGATTCTGGTTTATCCATTTATGTCAAACAGCTCCCTACAGGATAGGTTATATG GAGGAGCAGCAAAAAGGAAGATTCTAGACTGGCCGGCCAGACTTTCCATTGCGTTAGGAGCAGCGAGAG GTTTGCTGTACCTTCACACATTCTCGGAGCGTTGTCTGATCCATAGGGACGTCAAGTCAAGCAACATACTCTTGGATCAGAGCATGTGTGCCAAGGTTGCTGATTTTGGATTTTCAAAATATGCATCTCAAGAAGGGGATAGTGGTACTTCTTTAGAAGTAAGGGGGACAGCTGGGTACTTGGATCCAGA GTACTACTCGACCCAACGTCTGTCAGCAAAAAGTGATGTCTTCAGCTTTGGAGTTGTCCTATTGGAAATCCTCACAGGTCGAGAGCCTCTCAATATTAACAAGCCAAGAAATGAGTGGAGCTTGGTTGAATGG GCGAAACCTCTAATAAGAAGCTCAAGAGTTGAAGAAATGGTGGATCCCACTATCAAGGGAGGGTATCATGGTGAGGCGCTGTGGAGAGTGGTAGAGGTGGCTTTGGCATGCACAGAGACATACTCGACTTACAGACCATGCATGGCGGACATTGTAAGAGAGCTCGAGGATGCATTGATAATAGAAAATAATGCATCAGAATACTTGAAGTCCCTAGACAGCTTTGGAGGATCAAACCGTTTCTCTGTAGAAAGGTCCATTGTCCTTCCACCTATTAAATCTCAAACAGAACCATCCAGTCTCCTCTCAAAACCAGCCCCTCCACAACCAAGGTAA
- the LOC107010404 gene encoding uncharacterized protein LOC107010404 encodes MDRYVQQFLNRLSLASIIAATFILFLLFIRTPESCVNPNITKPKPHHRFPKSTCDFAHRSYTSIKKHNRRVWSTTAWIQTVLSFKSQFQALQDKKLFTKHSRALVVSAGAGQAVMALKEMGLHDITGVEVVDSPPLVRRADPHSLPFFDNAFDLGFSAYLDRALFPDRYVAEMERTVRLGGACVVAVEECGGREVEEVVKLFRKSKVLGIRNVTMGDETRTRIVLRVMSD; translated from the coding sequence atggatagatatgttcaaCAATTCCTCAACAGGCTATCTTTAGCCTCCATCATTGCAGCCACATTTATCCTTTTCTTGCTTTTCATCCGAACACCTGAAAGCTGCGTTAATCCCAATATCACCAAACCTAAGCCCCATCACCGTTTCCCCAAATCAACCTGCGATTTCGCTCACCGGAGTTACACCTCAATTAAGAAACACAACCGTCGTGTATGGTCCACAACCGCCTGGATCCAAACAGTTCTTTCTTTCAAATCCCAATTCCAGGCTCTTCAGGACAAGAAGCTGTTTACTAAACATTCACGGGCTCTCGTGGTATCTGCTGGGGCGGGTCAGGCTGTAATGGCCCTAAAAGAAATGGGCCTTCACGACATTACTGGTGTGGAGGTTGTGGATTCGCCGCCGCTTGTCAGACGTGCGGATCCGCATAGTCTGCCCTTTTTCGATAATGCGTTTGATCTCGGGTTTAGTGCGTATTTGGATCGGGCATTGTTTCCTGATAGATACGTGGCGGAAATGGAGAGAACGGTGAGACTTGGTGGCGCGTGTGTAGTGGCTGTGGAAGAGTGCGGCGGCAGAGAGGTGGAGGAAGTGGTGAAATTGTTTCGGAAGTCTAAGGTGTTGGGGATAAGGAATGTGACTATGGGTGATGAAACGAGGACTAGAATCGTATTGAGAGTTATGAGTGACTGA